The following are from one region of the Corylus avellana chromosome ca1, CavTom2PMs-1.0 genome:
- the LOC132173130 gene encoding putative disease resistance protein At3g14460, with the protein MGGIGKTTLAQLVYKDNRVKEHFDLQSWVCVSDDFDVFGVTKTVLESVTSSTCDIKDLNLLQVKLQQKLMGKKFLLVLDDVWNENYADWEILSNPFKIGAPGSIVIVTTRSCNVASIMNALPIDRLKPLVEGDCWSLFAKYAFHDDEFDARRELEVIGRQIVKKCEGLPLAAKTIGGLLRSKPDVDEWERILKSELWDSSFEKTNILPALRLSYKYLPSHLKQCFAYCSIFPKDCVLVKDEIVLLWMAEGFLAETRNKRMEEVGEDYFLDLASRSLLEQSSGNKSSFVMHDLVNDLAKFVSGQFTFRLEVDNSPEIVNRIRHLSYFRNEFDNFKKFEDLYEATRLHTFLPLELLPSNNSYFYLTKKVPLDLLPNLSSLRVLSLSHYQNMTELPELIGKIKHLRYLNISSTAIRRLPDSVCKLCNLQTLNLSGCKDLSVLPRDMRKLVNLRHLDITGTVIKEMPMQLSRLKCLQTLTKFIISKQNGACIEELGKLANLRGRLSILELQNVVPPTDALKACLNDRKYLEELVLEWNALDTNISEYQRSVLHNLRPHSNLKSLTINNYGAGSFPDWVGDHSFSNITFLRLENCNHCRNLPPLGQLSSLQGLFVIGFEEVVKVKIEFYGSNSSSVRPFGALKVLRFEKMLKWEKWSSFVAENEGGVFSQLEELYIDNCPKLTGRLPVDLPSLAKLDIRKCPQLVDSLPRAPSLLELRVLHCKEFLLRGLPTGLQKLNVGGFGPLKSLPRGLVDCNSNLQELAISNCNMFRLPRLPNFSSLETLRLDGCDSLKSFPLDLIPNLFSIKISGCKNLESFTASEHRGRGLMTVRFFINNCPNFASFPRGGVRAPDLTFFWVQSCRSLTSLPEKMDVLMPSLKSFYLIDCPEVESLPRGGFPSNLELINVQSCEKLFAGRTRWGLQNLPSLVNLYVGGKSEDVRSFPEPGLLPSSLTFLDISQFQNMKYLEKKGLQHLTSLQGLTLHDCPKLKHVPVKDLPASLSTIRIYACPLLKKRWLSGHKVPAVDHIEIDCEEYIE; encoded by the coding sequence ATGGGGGGAATTGGCAAGACCACCCTTGCTCAGCTTGTATACAAGGACAATAGGGTGAAGGAACATTTTGACCTTCAATCATGGGTATGTGTTTCAGATGATTTTGATGTGTTTGGGGTAACTAAAACAGTTCTAGAGTCAGTGACGTCGTCAACTTGTGATATAAAGGATCTAAATCTGCTTCAAGTTAAACTACAACAGAAATTGATGGGGAAGAAATTCCtacttgttttagatgatgtttGGAATGAGAATTATGCTGATTGGGAGATCTTAAGTAATCCTTTTAAAATTGGGGCACCAGGAAGTATAGTAATTGTAACCACACGCAGTTGCAATGTTGCATCAATCATGAACGCTCTTCCAATTGATCGTTTAAAGCCGTTAGTCGAAGGAGATTGTTGGTCACTATTTGCAAAATATGCATTCCATGATGACGAATTTGATGCACGTCGAGAGCTAGAAGTAATAGGTAGACAAATTGTGAAAAAATGTGAAGGTCTACCTTTAGCAGCAAAGACAATTGGGGGTCTCTTGCGTTCTAAACCAGATGTTGATGAATGGGAGAGGATATTGAAGAGTGAATTATGGGATTCGTCATTTGAAAAGACAAATATTCTTCCGGCTCTAAGATTAAGTTACAAATATCTTCCATCACATTTGAAACAATGTTTTGCTTATTGTTCAATATTTCCCAAGGATTGTGTTTTAGTAAAAGATGAAATAGTCTTATTATGGATGGCAGAAGGTTTCTTAGCAGAAACTAGAAACAAAAGAATGGAAGAGGTTGGTGAAGATTACTTCCTTGATTTGGCATCAAGATCATTGTTGGAACAATCAAGTGGCAATAAATCAAGTTTTGTAATGCATGATCTTGTCAACGACTTGGCAAAATTTGTGTCTGGGCAATTTACCTTTAGATTGGAGGTTGACAATTCTCCCGAAATTGTGAACAGGATTCGTCATTTGTCGTATTTTAGAAACGAATTTGATAACTTTAAGAAGTTTGAGGATCTTTACGAGGCTACTCGATTGCACACATTCTTGCCATTGGAGCTGTTGCCATCGAATAATTCCTACTTCTACTTAACAAAAAAAGTACCACTTGACTTATTGCCAAATCTAAGCTCATTGCGGGTGCTCTCTTTATCTCACTATCAAAATATGACTGAGTTACCTGAATTAATTGGCAAAATTAAGCATTTACGTTATTTGAACATTTCTTCCACTGCAATTCGAAGGTTGCCTGATTCCGTGTGTAAGTTATGCAATTTGCAAACATTAAATTTATCAGGTTGTAAAGATCTTTCGGTATTACCAAGAGATATGCGGAAACTCGTTAATTTACGTCATCTTGATATTACTGGAACTGTCATAAAGGAGATGCCAATGCAGTTGAGTAGACTAAAATGTTTACAAACATTAACTAAATTTATCATTAGCAAACAAAATGGGGCTTGCATTGAAGAGTTGGGAAAACTTGCAAATCTTCGAGGAAGGCTTTCTATTTTAGAGCTCCAAAACGTTGTACCTCCTACTGATGCTTTGAAAGCATGCTTGAATGATAGAAAGTACCTTGAAGAGTTGGTGTTGGAATGGAATGCATTGGATACTAATATTTCAGAATATCAAAGATCTGTACTTCACAATCTCCGGCCCCATAGTAACTTGAAAAGTCTCACTATCAACAACTATGGCGCCGGAAGTTTTCCAGATTGGGTTGGGGATCATTCATTCTCTAACATAACTTTCCTACGCCTAGAAAACTGTAATCATTGTCGCAACTTGCCACCACTTGGGCAGCTATCCTCTTTGCAGGGCCTCTTTGTCATTGGGTTTGAAGAAGTTGTTAAAGTGAAAATTGAGTTTTATGGCAGCAATTCTTCATCAGTTCGGCCATTTGGAGCCTTGAAAGTTCTAAGGTTCGAGAAAATGTTGAAGTGGGAGAAATGGTCTTCTTTTGTTGCTGAAAACGAAGGCGGAGTTTTTTCTCAGCTTGAAGAGCTTTACATTGACAACTGCCCTAAGTTGACAGGGCGGCTGCCGGTCGATCTTCCTTCTTTAGCAAAGCTTGATATTCGCAAATGTCCGCAGCTGGTGGATTCACTCCCGAGGGCTCCTTCTTTACTTGAATTGCGAGTATTACATTGCAAAGAGTTTCTGTTGAGGGGGTTGCCAACCGGATTGCAAAAGCTCAATGTTGGAGGATTTGGCCCACTGAAGTCCCTTCCCCGGGGACTGGTGGACTGCAACAGCAATCTTCAGGAGTTAGCCATCTCAAACTGTAACATGTTTAGGCTCCCTAGACTGCCAAACTTTTCATCCCTTGAAACGTTGCGGTTGGACGGCTGTGATTCACTCAAGTCATTTCCATTAGATTTAATCCCAAATCTTTTTTCTATCAAAATCTCCGGGTGTAAGAATCTGGAATCGTTTACAGCTTCAGAACATCGTGGACGTGGTTTGATGACCGTGCGTTTCTTCATCAACAATTGCCCAAATTTTGCATCTTTTCCAAGAGGAGGAGTTCGTGCCCCCGACCTCACATTCTTCTGGGTCCAAAGTTGTCGGAGTCTGACGTCACTGCCGGAGAAGATGGATGTACTCATGCCTTCTCTCAAGTCTTTCTATTTAATTGATTGCCCAGAAGTTGAATCGTTGCCCAGAGGGGGATTTCCTTCAAATCTGGAACTTATCAACGTCCAGAGTTGTGAAAAACTCTTCGCCGGTCGGACGAGATGGGGTTTGCAGAATCTCCCGTCTCTTGTAAATTTGTATGTCGGTGGAAAATCTGAAGATGTGCGGTCTTTTCCAGAGCCGGGGTTGCTGCCTTCTTCTTTGACTTTTCTCGAtatctctcaatttcaaaatatgaaatatttggagAAGAAAGGGCTTCAACACCTCACGTCTCTTCAAGGGTTGACACTCCATGACTGCCCCAAGCTCAAGCACGTGCCAGTGAAGGATTTGCCTGCGTCGCTTTCCACCATACGGATCTACGCATGCCCTTTGTTGAAGAAACGGTGGCTAAGCGGCCATAAGGTTCCTGCCGTCGATCACATTGAGATTGATTGTGAAGAATATATTGAATGA